One part of the Symphalangus syndactylus isolate Jambi chromosome 1, NHGRI_mSymSyn1-v2.1_pri, whole genome shotgun sequence genome encodes these proteins:
- the NISCH gene encoding nischarin isoform X1: MATTRTFGPEREAEPAKEARVVGSELVDTYTVYIIQVTDGSHEWTVKHRYSDFHDLHEKLVAERKIDKNLLPPKKIIGKNSRSLVEKREKDLEVYLQKLLAAFPGVTPRVLAHFLHFHFYEINGITAALAEELFEKGEHLLGAGEVFAIGPLQLYAVTEQLQQGKPTCASGDAKTDLGHILDFTCRLKYLKVSGTEGPFGTSNIQEQLLPFDLSIFKSLHQVEISHCDAKHIRGLVASKPTLATLSVRFSATSMKEVLVPEASEFDEWEPEGTTLEGPVTAVIPTWQALTTLDLSHNSISEIDESVKLIPKIEFLDLSHNGLLVVDNLQHLYNLVHLDLSYNKLSSLEGLHTKLGNIKTLNLAGNLLESLSGLHKLYSLVNLDLRDNRIEQMEEVRSIGSLPCLEHVSLLNNPLSIIPDYRTKVLAQFGERASEVSLDDTVTTEKELDTVEVLKAIQKAKEVKSKLSNPEKKGGEDSRLSALPGIRPSSSPPSVAPASASLPQPILSNQGIMFVQEEALASSLSSTGSLTPEDQPIAQGCSDSLESIPAGQAASDDLRDVPGAVGGASPEHAEPEVQVVPGSGQIIFLPFTCIGYTATNQDFIQRLSTLIRQAIERQLPAWIEAANQREEGQGEQGEEEDEEEEEEEDVAENRYFEMGPPDVEEEEEGGQGEEEEEEEEEDEEAEEERLALEWALGADEDFLLEHIRILKVLWCFLIHVQGSIRQFAACLVLTDFGIAVFEIPHQESRGSSQHILSSLRFVFCFPHGDLTEFGFLMPELCLVLKVRHSENTLFIISDAANLHEFHADLRSCFAPQHMAMLCSPILYGSHTSLQEFLRQLLTFYKVAGGCQERSQGCFPVYLVYSDKRMVQTAAGDYSGNIEWASCTLCSAVRRSCCAPSEAVKSAAIPYWLLLTPQHLNVIKADFNPMPNRGTHNCRNRNSFKLSRVPLSTVLLDPTRSCTQPRGAFADGHVLELLVGYRFVTAIFVLPHEKFHFLRIYNQLRASLQDLKTVVIAKTPGTGGGPQGPFADGQPAEHRASNDQRPQEVPAEALAPAPAEVPAPAPAEASTSALVPEETPVEAPAPPPAEAPAQYPSEHLIQATSEENQIPSHLPACPSLRHVASLRGSAIIELFHSSIAEVENEELRHLMWSSVVFYQTPGLEVTACVLLSTKAVYFVLHDGLRRYFSEPLQDFWHQKNTDYNNSPFHISQCFVLKLSDLQSVNVGLFDQHFRLTGSTPMQVVTCLTRDSYLTHCFLQHLMVVLSSLERTPSPEPVDKDFYSEFGNKTTGKMENYELIHSSRVKFTYPSEEEIGDLTFIVAQKMAEPEKAPALSILLYVQAFQVGMPPPGCCRGPLRPKTLLLTSSEIFLLDEDCVHYPLPEFAKEPPQRDRYRLDDGRRVRDLDRVLMGYQTYPQALTLVFDDVQGHDLMGSVTLDHFGEVPGGLARAGQGREVQWQVFVPSAESREKLISLLARQWEALCGRELPVELTG; this comes from the exons GAGATAAATGGCATCACCGCAGCGCTGGCTGAAGAGCTCTTTGAGAAAG GAGAACACCTCCTGGGGGCCGGCGAGGTCTTTGCCATTGGACCCCTGCAGCTGTATGCCGTCACGGAGCAGCTGCAGCAGGGAAAGCCCACGTGCGCCAGTGGGGATGCCAAGACCGACCTCGGGCACATCCTGGACTTCACCTGTCGCCTTAAGTACCTTAAG GTTTCTGGCACAGAAGGACCTTTTGGGACCAGCAACATTCAGGAGCAGCTCCTGCCGTTTGACCTATCAATATTCAAGTCCCTGCATCAGGTGGAG ATAAGTCACTGTGATGCTAAGCACATCAGAGGGCTGGTCGCATCGAAGCCCACCTTAGCCACGCTGAGTGTCCGCTTCTCAGCAACCTCGATGAAG GAAGTCCTTGTTCCTGAAGCCTCAGAATTTGATGAGTGGGAGCCTGAAGGCACAACCCTAGAAGGCCCTGTGACTGCTGTCATCCCTACTTGGCAGGCATTGACCACGCTTGACCTGAGCCACAACAGCATCTCCGAGATCGACGAGTCTGTG AAACTGATCCCAAAGATTGAGTTCCTGGACCTGAGTCACAATGGATTGCTGGTTGTGGACAATCTGCAG CACCTGTATAACCTTGTGCATCTGGACCTGTCCTACAACAAGCTCTCCTCCTTGGAAGGGCTTCACACCAAGCTGGGGAACATCAAGACCTTAAACCTGGCAGGCAACCTCCTAGAGAGTCTGAGTGGCCTGCACAAGCTCTACTCATTGGTCAACCTGGATCTCCGGGACAACAGGATCGAACAG ATGGAGGAGGTCCGGAGCATAGGCAGCCTCCCGTGTCTGGAGCACGTGTCTCTGCTGAACAACCCTCTGAGCATCATCCCTGACTACCGGACCAAGGTGCTGGCTCAGTTCGGAGAGAGGGCCTCAGAG GTCAGTCTGGATGACACAGTGACCACAGAGAAGGAGCTGGACACTGTGGAAGTGCTGAAAGCAATTCAGAAAGCCAAGGAGGTCAAGTCCAAACTGAGCAACCCAGAGAAGAAG GGTGGTGAAGACTCCCGGCTCTCAGCTCTCCCCGGCATCAGACCCAGCAGCTCCCCTCCCAGTGTGGCTCCCGCATCtgcctccctgccccagcccatcCTCTCCAACCAAG GAATCATGTTCGTTCAGGAGGAGGCCCTGGCCAGCAGCCTCTCATCCACCGGCAGTCTGACTCCCGAGGACCAGCCCATTGCCCAGGGATGTTCTGATTCCCTGGAGTCCATCCCTGCGGGACAG GCAGCTTCCGATGATTTAAGGGACGTGCCGGGAGCTGTTGGTGGTGCAAG CCCAGAACATGCCGAGCCGGAGGTCCAGGTGGTGCCCGGGTCTGGCCAGATCATCTTCCTGCCCTTCACCTGCATTGGCTACACTGCCACCAATCAGGACTTCATCCAGCGCCTGAGCACGCTGATCCGGCAGGCCATCGAGCGGCAGCTGCCTGCCTGGATCGAGGCTGCCAACCAGCGGGAGGAGGGCCAGGGTGAACAGGgcgaggaggaggatgaggaggaggaggaagaggaggacgtTGCTGAGAACCGCTACTTTGAAATGGGGCCCCCAGacgtggaggaggaggaggaaggaggccagggggaggaagaggaggaggaggaagaggaggatgaaGAGGCCGAGGAGGAGCGCCTGGCTCTGGAATGGGCCCTGGGCGCGGACGAGGACTTCCTGCTGGAGCACATCCGCATCCTCAAGGTGCTGTGGTGCTTCCTGATCCATGTGCAGGGCAGTATCCGCCAGTTCGCCGCCTGCCTTGTGCTCACCGACTTCGGCATCGCAGTCTTCGAGATCCCGCACCAGGAGTCTcggggcagcagccagcacatCCTCTCCTCCCTGCGCTTTGTCTTCTGCTTCCCGCATGGTGACCTCACCGAGTTTGGCTTCCTCATGCCGGAGCTGTGTCTGGTGCTCAAGGTACGGCACAGTGAGAACACGCTCTTCATCATCTCGGACGCCGCCAACCTGCACGAGTTCCACGCGGACCTGCGCTCATGCTTTGCACCCCAGCACATGGCCATGCTGTGTAGCCCCATCCTCTACGGCAGCCACACCAGCCTGCAGGAGTTCCTGCGCCAGCTGCTCACTTTCTACAAGGTGGCTGGCGGCTGCCAGGAGCGCAGCCAGGGCTGCTTCCCCGTCTACCTGGTCTACAGTGACAAGCGCATGGTGCAGACGGCCGCCGGGGACTACTCAGGCAACATCGAGTGGGCCAGCTGCACGCTCTGTTCAGCCGTGCGGCGTTCCTGCTGCGCGCCCTCTGAGGCCGTCAAGTCCGCTGCCATCCCCTACTGGCTGTTGCTCACACCCCAGCACCTCAATGTCATCAAGGCCGACTTCAACCCCATGCCCAACCGTGGCACCCACAACTGTCGCAACCGCAACAGCTTCAAGCTCAGCCGCGTGCCGCTCTCCACCGTGCTGCTGGACCCCACACGCAGCTGCACCCAGCCTCGGGGCGCCTTTGCTGATGGCCACGTGCTAGAGCTGCTCGTGGGGTACCGCTTTGTCACTGCCATCTTCGTGCTGCCCCACGAGAAGTTCCACTTCCTGCGCATCTACAACCAGCTGCGGGCCTCTCTGCAGGACCTGAAGACTGTGGTCATCGCCAAGACCCCTGGGACGGGAGGCGGCCCCCAGGGCCCCTTTGCGGATGGCCAGCCTGCCGAGCACAGGGCCAG CAATGACCAGCGTCCCCAGGAGGTCCCAGCAGAGGctctggccccagccccagcGGAAGTCCCAGCTCCAGCCCCTGCAGAGGCCTCAACTTCAGCTTTGGTCCCAGAGGAGACCCCAGTGGAggctccagccccacccccagccgAGGCCCCTGCCCAGTACCCGAGTGAGCACCTCATCCAGGCCACCTCGGAGGAGAATCAGATCCCCTCGCACTTGCCTGCCTGCCCGTCACTCCGGCACGTCGCCAGCCTGCGGGGCAGCGCCATCATCGAGCTCTTCCACAGCAGCATTGCTGAG GTTGAAAACGAGGAGTTGAGGCACCTCATGTGGTCCTCGGTGGTGTTCTACCAGACCCCAGGGCTGGAGGTGACCGCCTGTGTGCTGCTCTCCACCAAGGCTGTGTACTTTGTGCTCCACGACGGCCTCCGCCGCTACTTCTCAGAGCCACTGCAGG ATTTCTGGCATCAGAAAAACACCGACTACAACAACAGCCCTTTCCACATCTCCCAGTGCTTTGTGCTAAAGCTTAGTGACCTGCAGTCAGTCAACGTGGGGCTTTTCGACCAGCATTTCCGGCTGACGG GTTCCACCCCGATGCAGGTGGTCACGTGCTTGACGCGGGACAGCTACCTGACGCACTGCTTCCTCCAGCACCTCATGGTCGTGCTGTCCTCTCTGGAACGCACGCCCTCGCCGGAGCCTGTTGACAAGGACTTCTACTCCGAGTTTGGGAACAAGACCACAG GGAAGATGGAGAACTACGAGCTGATCCACTCTAGTCGCGTGAAGTTCACCTACCCCAGTGAGGAGGAGATTGGGGACCTGACGTTCATTGTGGCCCAAAAGATGGCTGAGCCAGAGAAGGCCCCAGCCCTCAGCATCCTGCTGTACGTGCAGGCCTTCCAGGTGGGCATGCCACCCCCTGGGTGCTGCAGGGGCCCCCTGCGCCCCAAGACACTCCTGCTCACCAGCTCCGAGATCTTCCTCCTGGATGAGGACTGTGTCCACTACCCGCTGCCCGAGTTTGCCAAAGAGCCGCCGCAGAGAGACAGGTACCGGCTGGACGATGGCCGCCGCGTCCGAGACCTGGACCGAGTGCTCATGGGCTACCAGACCTACCCACAGGCCCTCACCCTCGTCTTCGATGACGTGCAGGGTCATGACCTCATGGGCAGTGTCACCCTGGACCACTTTGGGGAGGTGCCAGGTGGCCTGGCTAGAGCCGGCCAGGGCCGTGAAGTCCAGTGGCAGGTGTTCGTCCCCAGTGCCGAGAGCAGAGAGAAGCTCATCTCGCTGTTGGCTCGCCAGTGGGAGGCCCTGTGTGGCCGTGAGCTGCCTGTCGAGCTCACCGGCTAG